The following proteins come from a genomic window of Nocardiopsis sp. YSL2:
- a CDS encoding trehalose-6-phosphate synthase, whose translation MDKAQILIASNRGPVSFSVSDDGTLESRRGGGGLVSGMISVATEIDGLWVCAALSDADRRAAEEAPDARLDRVHDLDGMRVHMLDIPRRTFDGAYTGVANSTLWFVQHMLYDIPGKPVFGSHFRRLWEDYTAYNNAFAEALVSGAADGARVAVQDYHLALVPRILRARRPDLRIAHFSHTPWAPPEYFRMLPAHVARELLEGMLGADRLGFLSPRWADAFLRCCAEILRAEVDLDRRTVEYGGRVISVGVHALGADEAGLNESAAEPAVAARRETLEEVVGDTRLIVRVDRTELSKNIVRGLESYRELLTTHPEWRGRVTHLAFAYPSRGDVPEYREYTDAVLRVAKEINEEFATAEWTPLVLEVNDDYPRSLASFQLADVLLVNPVRDGMNLVAKEGPVLSKRDSVLVLSREAGAADELGEHALLVNPYDTVETAEALHRALSMDPVERRARREGLREAAVALPPRKWFQDQLRSLG comes from the coding sequence GTGGACAAGGCACAGATCCTCATCGCCTCCAACCGGGGACCGGTGTCCTTCTCGGTCTCCGACGACGGCACCCTGGAGTCCCGTCGCGGCGGTGGCGGACTGGTCTCGGGGATGATCTCCGTCGCCACCGAGATCGACGGCCTGTGGGTGTGCGCCGCCCTGTCGGACGCCGACCGGCGCGCCGCCGAGGAGGCCCCCGACGCCCGGCTGGACCGCGTCCACGACCTCGACGGCATGCGGGTGCACATGCTCGACATCCCCCGTCGGACGTTCGACGGCGCCTACACCGGCGTCGCCAACTCCACCCTGTGGTTCGTGCAGCACATGCTCTACGACATCCCGGGCAAGCCCGTGTTCGGCTCGCACTTCCGGCGTCTGTGGGAGGACTACACCGCCTACAACAACGCGTTCGCCGAGGCCCTGGTGAGCGGGGCCGCCGACGGCGCGCGGGTGGCCGTGCAGGACTACCACCTGGCCCTGGTGCCTCGCATCCTGCGGGCCCGCCGCCCGGACCTGCGCATCGCGCACTTCTCGCACACCCCGTGGGCGCCTCCGGAGTACTTCCGGATGCTGCCCGCGCACGTCGCGCGCGAACTGCTGGAGGGCATGCTCGGCGCGGACCGGCTGGGTTTCCTCAGCCCGCGCTGGGCCGACGCGTTCCTGCGCTGCTGCGCCGAGATCCTGCGCGCCGAGGTGGACCTCGACCGCCGCACGGTCGAGTACGGCGGCCGGGTGATCAGCGTGGGCGTGCACGCCCTGGGCGCGGACGAGGCGGGGCTGAACGAGAGCGCCGCAGAGCCCGCGGTGGCCGCCCGCCGCGAGACGCTGGAGGAGGTCGTCGGCGACACGCGGCTGATCGTGCGGGTCGACCGCACGGAGCTGTCCAAGAACATCGTGCGCGGCCTGGAGTCCTACCGGGAGCTGCTCACGACGCACCCGGAGTGGCGCGGACGCGTCACGCATCTGGCGTTCGCCTACCCCAGCCGGGGCGACGTGCCCGAGTACCGCGAGTACACCGACGCGGTCCTGCGCGTGGCCAAGGAGATCAACGAGGAGTTCGCGACCGCCGAGTGGACCCCGCTGGTGCTGGAGGTCAACGACGACTACCCGCGTTCGCTGGCGTCGTTCCAGCTGGCCGACGTTCTGCTGGTCAACCCCGTCCGGGACGGGATGAACCTGGTGGCCAAGGAGGGCCCGGTGCTCTCCAAGCGGGACTCGGTCCTGGTGCTCTCGCGGGAGGCGGGCGCGGCCGACGAACTGGGCGAGCACGCGCTGCTGGTCAACCCCTACGACACCGTGGAGACGGCGGAGGCCCTGCACCGGGCCCTGTCGATGGACCCGGTCGAGCGCCGTGCGCGCCGTGAGGGGCTGAGGGAGGCGGCGGTGGCGCTGCCGCCGCGCAAGTGGTTCCAGGACCAGCTGCGGTCCCTCGGCTAG
- the map gene encoding type I methionyl aminopeptidase, translating to MVEILSPAEVSRARRTGALVAGILQSVRGRTTVGTNLLDIDRWARAMIVEAGAESCYVDYAPSFGRGPFGHYICTGVNDAVLHGLPHDYALADGDLLTLDLAVSLDGVAADAAVSFVVGESKPPASMAMIDATERALSAGIAAAGPGARTGDISHAIGSVLSAAGYAINTEFGGHGIGSTMHQDPHIANTGRRGRGYKLRPGLLLALEPWVMADTAELVTDPDGWTLRSATGCRTAHSEHTIAITDDGAEILTLPG from the coding sequence ATGGTCGAGATCCTGAGCCCCGCCGAGGTGTCCCGAGCACGACGGACGGGTGCCCTGGTCGCCGGCATCCTCCAGTCGGTGCGGGGCCGGACCACGGTCGGCACGAACCTGCTGGACATCGACCGGTGGGCACGGGCGATGATCGTCGAGGCCGGGGCCGAGTCCTGCTACGTCGACTACGCGCCGTCCTTCGGCCGCGGGCCGTTCGGCCACTACATCTGCACGGGCGTCAACGACGCCGTGCTCCACGGGCTGCCGCACGACTACGCGCTCGCCGACGGCGACCTGCTGACCCTCGACCTCGCCGTCTCCCTGGACGGAGTCGCCGCGGACGCGGCCGTCAGCTTCGTCGTGGGCGAGTCGAAGCCCCCGGCGAGCATGGCGATGATCGACGCGACCGAACGGGCGCTGAGCGCGGGGATCGCCGCCGCCGGGCCCGGGGCGCGCACCGGCGACATCTCCCACGCCATCGGCTCGGTCCTCAGCGCGGCCGGGTATGCGATCAACACCGAGTTCGGCGGCCACGGCATCGGATCGACGATGCACCAGGACCCGCACATCGCGAACACCGGCCGGCGCGGTCGCGGGTACAAGCTGCGTCCCGGCCTGCTGCTCGCGCTGGAGCCGTGGGTCATGGCCGACACCGCCGAACTCGTCACCGATCCGGACGGGTGGACGCTCCGCAGCGCGACGGGGTGCCGGACGGCGCACAGCGAGCACACGATCGCCATCACCGACGACGGGGCCGAGATCCTCACCCTGCCGGGGTAG
- the thrC gene encoding threonine synthase, producing MAIAATEPTTVRSFGPGTALSCRECGQRYELTPKFACEFCFGPLEVAYDFGTVTREDIESGPNNIWRYRSLLPVPTNVAELPNMNPGLTPLVRADRLAAELGFDSLHVKDDSGNPTHSFKDRVVAIAVEAARTFGFTTLSCSSTGNLAGAVGAAAARAGFESCVFIPAGLEEAKVVMAAVYGGKVVAIDGNYDDVNRFCSELIGDPIGEGWGFVNVNLRPYYGEGSKTLAYEIAEQLGWRLPEQIVIPIASGSQLTKIDKGFQELIKLGLVEDRPYKIFGAQATGCSPVAKAWEDGHDVIQPVKPDTIAKSLAIGNPADGPYVLDIAKRTGGSVEHVGDDEVVDAIRLLARTEGVFAETAGGVTTGVLRKLVREGRIDTKAETVVLNTGDGLKTLNAVDAGVTATVKPSLAAFTAAGLA from the coding sequence ATGGCGATTGCCGCCACTGAACCCACCACCGTCCGCTCCTTCGGTCCCGGGACCGCACTGTCCTGCCGCGAGTGCGGGCAGCGCTACGAGCTCACGCCCAAGTTCGCGTGCGAGTTCTGTTTCGGCCCCCTCGAGGTCGCCTACGACTTCGGGACGGTCACCCGCGAGGACATCGAGAGCGGCCCGAACAACATCTGGCGCTACCGCTCGCTGCTGCCGGTCCCGACCAACGTCGCCGAGCTGCCGAACATGAACCCCGGCCTGACGCCGCTGGTCAGGGCGGACCGCCTCGCCGCCGAGCTGGGCTTCGACTCGCTCCACGTCAAGGACGACTCCGGCAACCCCACGCACTCCTTCAAGGACCGCGTGGTCGCGATCGCCGTCGAGGCCGCCCGCACGTTCGGCTTCACCACCCTGTCCTGCTCCTCCACCGGCAACCTCGCCGGCGCGGTCGGCGCCGCCGCCGCGCGGGCCGGGTTCGAGTCCTGCGTGTTCATCCCCGCCGGGCTGGAGGAGGCCAAGGTCGTCATGGCCGCGGTCTACGGCGGCAAGGTGGTGGCCATCGACGGCAACTACGACGACGTCAACCGCTTCTGCTCCGAGCTCATCGGCGACCCGATCGGCGAGGGCTGGGGCTTCGTCAACGTCAACCTGCGGCCGTACTACGGCGAGGGCTCCAAGACGCTGGCCTACGAGATCGCCGAGCAGCTGGGCTGGCGCCTGCCCGAGCAGATCGTCATCCCGATCGCCTCCGGTTCCCAGCTCACCAAGATCGACAAGGGCTTCCAGGAGCTGATCAAGCTCGGCCTGGTCGAGGACCGGCCGTACAAGATCTTCGGTGCGCAGGCCACCGGCTGCTCCCCGGTCGCCAAGGCGTGGGAGGACGGCCACGACGTGATCCAGCCGGTCAAGCCCGACACCATCGCCAAGTCGCTGGCCATCGGCAACCCGGCGGACGGGCCGTACGTGCTCGACATCGCCAAGCGCACCGGCGGGTCCGTGGAACACGTGGGCGACGACGAGGTCGTCGACGCGATCCGGCTGCTCGCCCGCACCGAGGGCGTCTTCGCCGAGACCGCGGGCGGTGTCACCACCGGCGTGCTCCGCAAGCTGGTGCGCGAAGGACGGATCGACACCAAGGCCGAGACCGTGGTGCTCAACACCGGCGACGGGCTCAAGACCCTGAACGCCGTCGACGCCGGGGTCACCGCGACGGTCAAGCCGTCCCTGGCCGCGTTCACGGCCGCCGGCCTCGCCTGA
- a CDS encoding ubiquitin-like small modifier protein 1 → MSASVRVPTILRTYTNDAAEVTADGATVADVLDDLEANYPGIRARILDDAGKVRRFVNVYVGDEDVRFEKGLQTEVADGAKVSIIPAVAGGC, encoded by the coding sequence ATGAGCGCCAGCGTTCGCGTGCCCACCATCCTGCGCACCTACACCAACGACGCCGCCGAGGTGACCGCCGACGGCGCCACCGTGGCCGACGTCCTGGACGACCTCGAAGCGAACTACCCCGGCATCCGCGCCCGCATCCTCGACGACGCGGGCAAGGTCCGCCGCTTCGTCAACGTCTACGTGGGCGACGAGGACGTGCGCTTCGAGAAGGGGCTGCAGACCGAGGTCGCCGACGGCGCCAAGGTCTCGATCATCCCGGCGGTCGCCGGAGGCTGCTGA